TCCTTCAGCTGATTGTTGGCAGCTCCGGCAATGACCTTCGCTTTTAGCTGAGGAATCGTTTCGTCGTTGATTACCGCTCCTAATGCGCATGGTGCGTAAATGTCACAGTCCACACTGTAGATTTCATCCGGTTCAACTGCTTTAGCCCCGAATTCTTCAACAGCTCTTTGTACTGCTTCCTTATTAATATCCGTAACAATCAGCTGTGCGCCTTCCTCATACAGATGACGGCAAAGATTGAATGCCACATTGCCCACACCCTGAACAGCTATTGTTTTTCCTTCAAGGGAATCCGTTCCGAATGCTTCTTTAGCAGCAGCCTTCATCCCTCTGTATACGCCATATGCTGTAACCGGGGAAGGATTACCTGAAGAACCGAATGCTGGTGAGATACCGGTTACATAGTCTGTTTCTTCATGGATTAAATCCATATCCGCAACAGTCGTACCAACATCTTCAGCCGTAATATATCTTCCGTTCAGGCCCTGGATATAACGGCCGAATGCACGGAACATTTCTTCATTCTTATCTTTGCGAGGATCTCCGATAATAACTGTCTTTCCGCCGCCCAGGTTAAGGCCGGCAGCAGCATTCTTGTACGTCATGCCTTTAGCAAGGCGAAGTGCATCCTCGATAGCGGCTTCTTCCGATGCATAAGTCCACATACGAGTTCCGCCCAATGCTGGTCCAAGAGTTGTATCATGTATTGCGATGATTGCTTTTAATCCTGATTGTTTATCCTGGCAAAATACAACCTGCTCATAATCGTACTGTTCTAGATACTTGAAAATTTCCATTTCTAATTCCTCCCCTGGTTTATGTAAATTATTTAGAAGCAGAGCATAACGCTAATGCAAGTGAATATAGTTTGCTTTCAGCAGAGTCGGCTCTGGATGTTAACACGATTGGAGCTTTTGCCCCGGCAATGACTGCGCCAACTTTTGCATTGGCAAAGTAAATTAATGATTTATAAAGAACGTTCCCAACCTCGATTGCAGGCACCAAGAGTATATCCGCCTTTCCTGCGACTTCACTTTTGATTCCCTTATGTTCCGCAGCAATCTGCGATACCGCATTATCAAGGGCAAGCGGACCATCCACAATGCAGCCAGGAATTTGTCCTCTTTTGTTCATCATCGTTAATGATGCAGCATCTACTGTTGCCTGCATCGCAGGATTGATCACTTCCACGGCTGCGAGTGGTGCCACTTTCGGCAAATCAATACCTATAGAATGAGCTACCTTCACTGCATTCTTGATGATTTGGGCTTTTTGCTCAACGTCCGGTGAAATATTCATCGCTGCATCGGTAACAATTGTAAATCGATCATAGCCCGGCACTTCAAATACCGCCACGTGAGATAGAACGGCTCCTGTCCTGAGTCCATATTCTTTATTCAGGACAGCCTTTAAAATCACAGCAGTAGGGATATTCCCCTTCATTACGACATCGGCCTCTTTGTTTTTGACTGCTTTCACAGCCATTTCTGCAGCGAGAGTATTATTTGGTGCGGAAATTATTTTAACGCTAGAGCTGTCTGCAAGGACTGGATGCTCGGCTGCAATCATCCTCTCAATTTCTCCCTCATTACCATAAAGAAGAAAATCGGCAAGCTTCAGATTAACAGCTTTGGCAACTGCTTCTAATACCTCTGAATCTTCAGCAGCTGCAACAGCTACTGTTTTCCTGCCATCTTGGGATGCCATGCTGATGAGTGAGTCTAGTTTCATAACCTGTTTCAACCCTTTCTGTTCTTCTCGCATCGCCACTATATTAAATATGCAAGAACTGTGCCAACTTAAAATTGTTGAAAACGCTTTACTTTTGCCGAAAAATATTATGCAATAAATTGCACGGTATGAAAATTATTGCATGCTACTTGCTTCAATGTGGTATTTTTCGAGCTTATAATATAAATTTCTGACCGATACCCCTAAAGCTCTGGCTGCAGCGGTTTTATTTCCATTCACAGCATTGAGGGTTGACTTGATTACCTTCGCCTCATACTTTTCCAACTGGACTGCAAGAGTATCAGCCGGTCCTGATTCGCCTATGTGATCATCCTTGTCCTTCACTTGACTATTCGGCAAATCAGGTAAATGCTCTATGCGGATGATTGTTTCACTGTAACTCAAAAATATGATTGCACGTCCAAGGACATTTTCGAGCTCCCTGACATTCCCGGGCCAATCATACGCCATTAGCCTTTTAATAGCTTCGTCAGAAACACCTTCAACGTTACGGCCATAGTCTTGATTGATTTTTTGAATCAATCTTTCACAGAGGAGCGGAATGTCTTCCTTCCTTCTTCTCAGTGGAGGTATATGAATCGGCATCCTGTTGAGACGATAGTATAAGTCTTCTCTAAAACTGCCATTCGCAATCGCCTTTTCAAGGTTCATATTTGTCGCGGCAATGACCCTTACATTGATCTGTACGGGCTTTGTTCCACCAACCCGGACTATTTCTCTCTCCTGCAGGACCCGGAGCAGTTTCGCCTGGGTATTGGCAGGCAATTCTCCAATTTCATCAAGAAAGATACTGCCGTTATTGGCTTCCTCAAAAAATCCCCGTTTCCCTCCACGTTTTGCACCTGAAAAAGCACCTTCTTCGTATCCGAAGAGTTCGCTCTCGAGCAGCGATTCTGAAATTGCCGCACAATTAACCCGGATGAATTTGTTGAACTTCCGGTCGCTCGCATTGTGTATTGCATGGGCAAACAATTCCTTGCCTGTTCCCGATTCCCCTCGCAGCAGGACAGTTGCAGGAGTTTTCGCCCCGAGCTTTGCTTGTTCAATCGGAATCGTCATTTCTTCAGATTGGCCTATTATATCCTCAAACGAGTATTTCGCTTCAAGGGTCCTGATAATCTGCCTTGCTCGTGTCAGCTCACGGTTTAAGTTCTGGATCTCCGACATATCATGGATGACCCCGACACTTCCCTTAAGTTTCCCATCTACTATGATAGGCGCTACATTGACAACAACCTCTTTTTTATTAGGTCCAACGCGCATTGCCGTACCACGGACCGGCCTCCTCGTTTTAAGCACCTTCATATGCATGCTCTCGCCTTCAGATATATCAGCGGTTGCCGGCTGTCCGATTACTTCCTCTTCCTTCAGTCCGGTTATCCTCGTATAAGCAGGGTTGATCAGGATTCCCCGGCCATCCTCATCTACTACAGAGATGGCTTCATCGCTGGAGTTGATGATTGCCTGAAGCATTGTTTGAATTTCTTTTAAGTTTGTTATCTCTTCCGCAAGATTCACAACTTCAGTAATATCCTTGAATACTGAGAATGCTCCAATCAATTGGTCATTTTCATCTATGATCGGAATCCTTGTCGTGATGATTTTCGACCCGTTTGGAAGCACCAATTCCCGATTGGACTCTACCTTCCTGGTGTTAAGAACTCTTGGAAGCTTGCTTGCAGGTATGATTTCGGAAACATGTTTTCCTTCTGCCTGTTCCCTTGTTGTTCCGATTATTTTTTCCGCACTCTTATTGAACAAGGTTACAATTCCTTCTGTATTGATGACCACCATGCCATCACCAGAAGAGTTGAAAATCAAGTCATGTTCATATGTAATTTTCCTGAGAGTTTTTATCAGTTCTTCCTTTTCTTCCAAAAGCGTAGCCAGGAGAAATGCGACACTTCCTGGTATCAGCACTGTGTTTTTACCGCGAGCATCCCTTAATTCCTTGAAGACATCGTCTTCACCGGTCACTTCAATGATGATATCCAACTGATCGGAAATGTATTTATGCCAGTCTGAACCGGTCTGGATCCCTGCTTTTTGTGCTGCGATAATCCCTGGAGCATCGGGGTTTATATCAACCACAGCAACTACATCTGCAGTCTGCTTGAAAATATCAAGAATGGCCATTCCACCCTTACCTGCTCCTACAATCATTACTCTTTGCATAATATTCACCACATATCTGGAAAAATATTTCATGGTACATCTTTAAAGTCTGCAAGATCTTTCACTACCATTGTAATTCTTTTTGTATGCGCTGACAAATTTCTTTGTTTTCTAACTCTTCTGTACATAATCCACTCCAAGGAACTTGTATTGCGGAAAAACACGGGGTTGAGTATACTTTTTAAATAAGGACAAATAACGAGGGGAAACCAAAATGATCAGGATCATAGCATTAATCATTATGTTGATACCAGGTGTCATTGCTGCTCTGGGTGTAAAACTGATGCGCGATATGGTGTTTGGAATCTTGCAGGCACCCTTCCCATTTTTATGGCTTCAATTCCTTGCAGGACTTCTCTTTTTCCTGGCGGGACTGG
The window above is part of the Mesobacillus jeotgali genome. Proteins encoded here:
- a CDS encoding DUF2627 domain-containing protein — its product is MIRIIALIIMLIPGVIAALGVKLMRDMVFGILQAPFPFLWLQFLAGLLFFLAGLGFIAGFILHRDRKRNKVQAIFRIPDSNKKQNRP
- the bcd gene encoding branched-chain amino acid dehydrogenase, whose translation is MEIFKYLEQYDYEQVVFCQDKQSGLKAIIAIHDTTLGPALGGTRMWTYASEEAAIEDALRLAKGMTYKNAAAGLNLGGGKTVIIGDPRKDKNEEMFRAFGRYIQGLNGRYITAEDVGTTVADMDLIHEETDYVTGISPAFGSSGNPSPVTAYGVYRGMKAAAKEAFGTDSLEGKTIAVQGVGNVAFNLCRHLYEEGAQLIVTDINKEAVQRAVEEFGAKAVEPDEIYSVDCDIYAPCALGAVINDETIPQLKAKVIAGAANNQLKDPKHGDIIHEMGIVYAPDYVINAGGVINVADELYGYNAERAMKKVETIYNNIEKVIEIAKRDGIPTYKAADRMAEERIERMRNSRSQFLQNGHHILSRR
- a CDS encoding sigma-54-dependent Fis family transcriptional regulator → MQRVMIVGAGKGGMAILDIFKQTADVVAVVDINPDAPGIIAAQKAGIQTGSDWHKYISDQLDIIIEVTGEDDVFKELRDARGKNTVLIPGSVAFLLATLLEEKEELIKTLRKITYEHDLIFNSSGDGMVVINTEGIVTLFNKSAEKIIGTTREQAEGKHVSEIIPASKLPRVLNTRKVESNRELVLPNGSKIITTRIPIIDENDQLIGAFSVFKDITEVVNLAEEITNLKEIQTMLQAIINSSDEAISVVDEDGRGILINPAYTRITGLKEEEVIGQPATADISEGESMHMKVLKTRRPVRGTAMRVGPNKKEVVVNVAPIIVDGKLKGSVGVIHDMSEIQNLNRELTRARQIIRTLEAKYSFEDIIGQSEEMTIPIEQAKLGAKTPATVLLRGESGTGKELFAHAIHNASDRKFNKFIRVNCAAISESLLESELFGYEEGAFSGAKRGGKRGFFEEANNGSIFLDEIGELPANTQAKLLRVLQEREIVRVGGTKPVQINVRVIAATNMNLEKAIANGSFREDLYYRLNRMPIHIPPLRRRKEDIPLLCERLIQKINQDYGRNVEGVSDEAIKRLMAYDWPGNVRELENVLGRAIIFLSYSETIIRIEHLPDLPNSQVKDKDDHIGESGPADTLAVQLEKYEAKVIKSTLNAVNGNKTAAARALGVSVRNLYYKLEKYHIEASSMQ
- the yqiS gene encoding phosphate butyryltransferase, whose product is MKLDSLISMASQDGRKTVAVAAAEDSEVLEAVAKAVNLKLADFLLYGNEGEIERMIAAEHPVLADSSSVKIISAPNNTLAAEMAVKAVKNKEADVVMKGNIPTAVILKAVLNKEYGLRTGAVLSHVAVFEVPGYDRFTIVTDAAMNISPDVEQKAQIIKNAVKVAHSIGIDLPKVAPLAAVEVINPAMQATVDAASLTMMNKRGQIPGCIVDGPLALDNAVSQIAAEHKGIKSEVAGKADILLVPAIEVGNVLYKSLIYFANAKVGAVIAGAKAPIVLTSRADSAESKLYSLALALCSASK